One Bacillota bacterium genomic window, TGTTCAATACAGGGTATGTTCTGGATGACAGGATCCCAGCCCTGGCCGAGGAGGCCTTTCCCGCCACCATTGAGTCCCTTTCGCGACTCTCAACCCAGCATGGGGTTTACGTTCTTGCCGGAATACCTATCCCGGGAACGCCCAAACCCATGAACGGCCTTGTGCTGGTTACTCCTGAGGGGAATGCAGCCTATGGGGGGAAGATGCACCTGTGCCATGTTGGAGGAGATGAGGGGGCGCAGATGTCTACTTCCAGCGAGGCCTTTTGTTTTGACGCGGGCGGGGCGCGGATGGGTGCGTGCGTGTGCTATGATGTTGCCTTTCCCGAGGTCGTGAGGGTACTCGCGCTGGAGCGGGCGAAGGTGGTGCTGGTGCCAGCGGCGTGGAATCTGTCGCCCAGGGCCTACGTCTACGACATCTGCACGAGATCCAGGGCGGTGGAAAACGGGCTGTGGGTGGTCACGGCCAATCAAACCGGAGGCCCCCGTGACAGCGCCTTCTTCGGGCGTAGTCGCTTCGTCAATCCCAAGGGGGAAGTCACCGGTGAGATGGGTGGTGAAGAAGGCGTCATGGTGCAGGAAGTGGATGCGGGCCTGTACGACACCATGGTTACCGCAGGTTCAGCCTATCCCTTCCTTGAGGATCGTGTGCCTGGCTGCTATGGCAGGCTCGTGGAGTAATTGCATGGCTTTCGGTTTTACCTCAAAATGACGTGGAGGTAGCGGGCCTACACCGAAAAGTCAGCCACCAAGAACTGCCTGCAACGCCATGCATTGAAACCAGTTGGGGCTGGAACTGCTATTGATTTGCAGCAGTCTACCTGCTGGTGAGGCGGAGATACCTAAACCCGAAGGGTCTTACGGTGGCCCCTATCCTTTTCCCGGGAGGAATGCGGACCCGTGGTGATGGGTCCAGCCGAAGGTGTGGTCTTGCACAGAAGGTAACGCCATATCCCACCTTGAGAAGGATAAGAGATGACTTCTAGGGAAGGCTGAAGGAGGAAGCCTTCAGGAGTGACTGAGCACAACAGGGTGCCAGGGAAACAACAACACACAACACCGGATTGATTGAAGAGAACCTGCAGACACTTGCCTCCTTGGGGGAGGTGAGTGAAGACTCCTTCCTAAGGAGTTTCAGAGAATACGATGCAGCAAGGTATAACCTGCAGGCCACCATCGAGGCCATGCTGGATATCTGTAACCACGTCATATCCCGGATGACCCTGGGAATGTCAACGGTCATGCAATTCACCCACCTGAGGGGAAATTCCGTCAAGTAATTCACACATCCCAGAGTCAGGTAATTCACCCACCCTTAGTGTCAAGGAATTCACCCACATAAGGGGTCGTGGAGCGCAGCGGAGAATACAGCCATTCTGGTGATAAGAGAGAAGAAGGAGGCACCGGAATGGCACGGAGGGATTTCGCTGTGCGCGTTCTCATTGAGATCTACCTTCACTGGCAAGCGGGGAGTTCAATTCGGAGAATAGCATCGAGTTTGGGGACAGACAGAAATACGGTCAGGAAATACGTTCGGAGAGCGGAAGAAGCCGGAATCACCCGAGACACACCCGTATCTGAGGCAGATTGGGTTCGGTTCATACGGGAGGCTTTTCCGTTTACTCATGACCCTTTCGCACGGTGCGTGAGCTTTGAGGGTCTCGAGCCGTACAAGGAGCATATCCGGGAAGCTTTAAAGGAGAACAAAGCCAGTACTGTATGGCAAAGGCTCAAGGACGAAGCAGGTATTGGCGTAAGTGAGAGCACCTTCAGGCGATACACAAAGGCAGCGATGCCGGAGGTGCTATTGGTTTCACGTCCCACCGTATGGCGGCCCGAAGTTGCCCCTGGTGAAGAAGCCCAGATAGATTTCGGTTACCTTGGTCTTTGGGAGGATCCACCTGGAGTCAGGAAGAAAGCATGGGGCTTCATCATGGTGCTCTCCTTCAGCCGCCACATGTTTGTTCGAGTCGTCACGCGGATGGATAACCGGAATTGGCTCATGTGTCACGTGATAGGCTTTGAGTTTTTTGGAGGACGTCCCCAAAGGCTTGTCCTGGAATATGTTCCGCGGAACATATTCGACCACCATTTTCCCAGGAGGTTTTTTGCTGTCAAAAGTCATTCAAAAGTCTACAGGAATGCTTGATCACCTTCTTCCACGTACTGCCGTCCTGGGACTTACCCTGGCAGGTTTTCTTGCCGAAATCGGCGTCCGTATCACGCCTCCTGTCTCCAGACTCTTCCCGCTTCCCGGGCATGGCATGGGACGGAATGGCTTTGCCGTCTACCGCAAGGCGAGTCCCTAAATCCGGAAGCAAGCCCCTTAATTCCTCTATCACCCGGTCGAAGATGCCCTGGACCATCTTCTCCTTCTTGAGCACCTTCCCAAGAAACCGGCTATATACCCATGAAGGTGGCACATCCTGTAGACCACATACGTATCTGATCCGGGCATTCCGCCCAAGTTCCCGCCTTAGGCTTTCGATGGATGGATGCCCAAACACCACACCCGCCAGGATCGAGTTCCACACCCCGCGTATTGGGTAATCGTCCCTGCCGTTTCCCCTCTCGGACTCCAATTCTCTCATCAATTCCCCATCGGGCATGTGCTCCACTACCAGCCTAAGCCGCTCCAGGTCCCCAAGTTCCTCAATCTCCTCCCACCCAAACAGCCGCCCCTGTGGTATAATTGCCATGGGTGATCCTACATCCTGTCAGGGGTTTTGTGCGTCAAACATCACTTCGACAACGAGGGCAGGATTACCTGGTTCTTTCTTGGGGTCGATTTCCGAAAACCCTCCCTATCTACGACCAAAAACCCCACGTATGCACTATCCCGTGGGGTAAACCTTTTCTTCCCTCAACTATCATCCATGCTCAGCCTGCCGATTTTCTGGAACGCAAATGGCTCAGAGGACTTTGAGGATTTCGTTAAAGCCATAACCCGCTTGTTGGAGAAGGAGACGGGCAAGGCTCCACTGGTTTGAACTCCGCCAGGAGGCCCGCAGGTAATACCACAAGATTTAGGAATTTCCCCCTGCCAAGAAGGAGAAACCTCCATGGTGTAGAATAATCAGCAAGTAAGGAACAACGCCGTTCCCCTGGCAACGAAGCCTGTTGAGCCGACGACTGTCGGCCAGCAGGCTGTATTCTTTCTCAGTACCCAAAAAAGGAGGAGTTCGTAGTGTCCACCTCAAGTTTCGGAAGGCCGGGGCAGCAGTTCGCGTGGGATAACCCGCCAAGGGTACTATTCGGACCCGGCTCACTGGAGCACGTCGGAGACGAGGTTAAGGCGCTGGGGCAAGAGTCCAAGAATGTGCTGGTCATCACTGACAAGTTCCTCGAGAGTTCGGGGGTGATATCCAGGGTCACTGACCAGATGTCAAAGAGCGGC contains:
- a CDS encoding helix-turn-helix domain-containing protein; this translates as MARRDFAVRVLIEIYLHWQAGSSIRRIASSLGTDRNTVRKYVRRAEEAGITRDTPVSEADWVRFIREAFPFTHDPFARCVSFEGLEPYKEHIREALKENKASTVWQRLKDEAGIGVSESTFRRYTKAAMPEVLLVSRPTVWRPEVAPGEEAQIDFGYLGLWEDPPGVRKKAWGFIMVLSFSRHMFVRVVTRMDNRNWLMCHVIGFEFFGGRPQRLVLEYVPRNIFDHHFPRRFFAVKSHSKVYRNA
- a CDS encoding carbon-nitrogen hydrolase family protein, which translates into the protein MSRVKIGVAQMECRLGDWEKNLLVARDLAGRCLSLGARLVVFPEMFNTGYVLDDRIPALAEEAFPATIESLSRLSTQHGVYVLAGIPIPGTPKPMNGLVLVTPEGNAAYGGKMHLCHVGGDEGAQMSTSSEAFCFDAGGARMGACVCYDVAFPEVVRVLALERAKVVLVPAAWNLSPRAYVYDICTRSRAVENGLWVVTANQTGGPRDSAFFGRSRFVNPKGEVTGEMGGEEGVMVQEVDAGLYDTMVTAGSAYPFLEDRVPGCYGRLVE
- a CDS encoding transposase, producing MAIIPQGRLFGWEEIEELGDLERLRLVVEHMPDGELMRELESERGNGRDDYPIRGVWNSILAGVVFGHPSIESLRRELGRNARIRYVCGLQDVPPSWVYSRFLGKVLKKEKMVQGIFDRVIEELRGLLPDLGTRLAVDGKAIPSHAMPGKREESGDRRRDTDADFGKKTCQGKSQDGSTWKKVIKHSCRLLNDF
- a CDS encoding HepT-like ribonuclease domain-containing protein; the encoded protein is MIEENLQTLASLGEVSEDSFLRSFREYDAARYNLQATIEAMLDICNHVISRMTLGMSTVMQFTHLRGNSVK